In the Coriobacteriia bacterium genome, one interval contains:
- a CDS encoding desulfoferrodoxin: MAEVKFYRCNHCGNIVVMVKDAGVNPVCCGEKMELLVAGSTDAATEKHVPVVTPVHNGHAIEVTVGSVAHPMLEEHSIEWIALVAEDRTEIHYLKPGEEPKTVFAGVEHGTVYEYCNLHGLWKADF, from the coding sequence ATGGCCGAGGTTAAGTTCTATCGCTGCAATCACTGCGGCAACATCGTCGTGATGGTCAAGGACGCCGGCGTCAATCCCGTGTGCTGCGGCGAGAAGATGGAGCTGCTCGTCGCCGGCTCCACCGACGCTGCCACCGAGAAGCACGTGCCCGTCGTGACGCCCGTCCACAACGGCCACGCCATCGAGGTTACCGTCGGCTCCGTCGCCCACCCCATGCTCGAGGAGCACTCCATCGAGTGGATCGCACTCGTCGCTGAGGATCGCACGGAGATCCACTACCTCAAGCCCGGCGAGGAGCCCAAGACCGTCTTCGCCGGCGTTGAGCACGGCACCGTCTACGAGTACTGCAATCTGCACGGTCTGTGGAAGGCGGATTTTTAA
- a CDS encoding TldD/PmbA family protein — translation MGDKRVLTFDEESVYPALGVPLRRGADFAEVFFEDKAETRIDSDGERVCAASLTHMRGAGLYLLSGQDTRYGYTNDASSAGISALADDISSALAWDSPAPAREPLELGEARAVPSPNAIALDPTDVPLERKKAVLLDICRRARGFDARIVDAHADYQDRVQNVAVLNSEGLLTRERRVITTLRLYVTAAEDGRSNANWSNYSMAAGFECLEDEGRRAAMVAKTCGAALNGLRAVSVAPEVMPVVVDSGTFIHEDCGHPLESTHLAGGASVFYGKIGQRVASPLVTILDDGTQSGLCGSAAISDEGVASAPNLLIEDGVLRGYMVDRLGSRQLGMAQTAAGRRQDYRFAPVARMTNTYMRAGTTPNDSIIPSVSHGLYVSEVGGGNVNPTTGNFNFLVASGYLIENGELTYPIANINLSGQSIDALMRVAAVGDTYHPDDGSLCGADSGLIYVTAYMPRVLIDGMLVG, via the coding sequence GTGGGCGACAAGCGGGTGCTGACGTTTGACGAGGAGTCGGTCTATCCGGCGCTGGGCGTGCCCCTGCGCAGGGGTGCCGACTTCGCCGAGGTGTTCTTCGAGGACAAGGCGGAGACGCGCATAGACAGCGACGGCGAGCGGGTGTGCGCCGCCTCGCTCACGCACATGCGCGGCGCGGGGCTCTACCTGCTGAGCGGGCAGGACACGCGCTACGGCTACACGAACGACGCCTCGTCCGCCGGCATCTCCGCGCTGGCCGACGACATCTCGAGCGCGCTGGCCTGGGACAGCCCGGCCCCGGCGCGCGAGCCGCTCGAGCTGGGGGAGGCCCGCGCCGTGCCCTCGCCCAACGCCATCGCGCTCGACCCCACGGACGTGCCGCTCGAGCGCAAGAAGGCCGTGCTGCTCGACATCTGCCGGCGCGCGCGGGGCTTTGACGCCCGCATCGTCGACGCACACGCCGACTACCAGGACCGCGTGCAGAACGTCGCCGTGCTCAACTCCGAGGGCTTGCTCACGCGTGAGCGCCGCGTCATCACGACGCTGCGGCTCTACGTGACGGCGGCCGAGGACGGGCGCAGCAACGCGAACTGGTCGAACTACTCCATGGCGGCGGGCTTCGAGTGCCTCGAGGACGAGGGGCGCCGCGCGGCCATGGTGGCAAAGACGTGCGGCGCGGCGCTGAACGGCCTGCGTGCCGTGAGCGTGGCCCCCGAGGTCATGCCCGTCGTCGTCGACAGCGGCACCTTCATCCACGAGGACTGCGGCCACCCGCTCGAGAGCACGCACCTGGCCGGTGGCGCGTCGGTGTTCTACGGCAAGATCGGCCAGCGCGTCGCCTCGCCGCTCGTGACGATCCTCGACGACGGCACGCAGAGCGGCCTGTGCGGCTCGGCCGCCATCAGCGACGAGGGCGTGGCGTCGGCCCCCAACCTGCTCATCGAGGACGGCGTCCTGCGCGGCTACATGGTCGACCGCCTGGGGTCGCGCCAGCTCGGCATGGCCCAGACGGCGGCGGGCCGGCGCCAGGACTACCGCTTTGCCCCGGTTGCCCGCATGACGAACACGTACATGCGCGCTGGCACGACGCCTAACGACAGCATCATCCCGAGCGTGTCGCACGGCCTGTACGTCAGCGAGGTCGGGGGCGGCAACGTCAACCCGACGACGGGCAACTTCAACTTCCTGGTCGCCTCGGGCTACCTCATCGAGAACGGCGAGCTGACGTACCCCATCGCGAACATCAACCTGTCGGGCCAGAGCATCGACGCCCTCATGCGCGTCGCGGCCGTGGGCGACACGTACCACCCCGACGACGGCTCGCTGTGCGGGGCCGACTCGGGCCTCATCTACGTCACTGCCTACATGCCGCGCGTGCTCATCGACGGCATGCTCGTCGGTTAG
- a CDS encoding peptide ABC transporter substrate-binding protein: MNRATSPCSPDRPAPTAAGMTRRAALGLAAAAGVVALTGCSNDANNGGAASSAADAGASSAPASGAKELTVFVVSSLATLDPQNDANSDDQDITGLLGEGLYRLDSDGTTAVPAIAESREVSDDGLTYTFKLKSGVKWQDGQDVTAEQFVEGLRRFYDPATASENANTYFSYVEGSADVYNGEKDPSTLSVSAPDDTTLELTVATVLPEPTVLAFLSSAPAYPIRTDKIEEGGDGWSTNPETHLSCGPYKLEQYAPDEKVVLTRNDAYTGDAPAEADTITFRLFADSSAADVAMGNGELAFYKYASDALIAQMDGKAQVNVSETFGTAVLYMNNGAAPLDDPKVREAVFRAIDPTYANETLESGRATVAKGLAGDVFSDPTGVSFRENSQIIDDFSDDELQKAKDLLKEAGYENGEGLPSMAFITTSTTMGTKRAEFFQAMLKDNLGIQVDVEAYDIPTYLDKLTSGQFAFAFANTSVSCDNVIELFQNFEGSSNNYGIKVDDFDDLLARASTESDPQTQADLLHDAEKALVSEAFAIRPVTYSYQVSLVSNDVENLVMCGTGNVLFNFMTLKSWA; the protein is encoded by the coding sequence ATGAACCGCGCCACCTCTCCCTGCTCGCCCGATCGGCCGGCTCCCACCGCCGCCGGCATGACGCGCCGCGCCGCGCTTGGCCTTGCGGCCGCTGCTGGCGTCGTCGCGCTGACCGGCTGCTCCAACGACGCCAACAACGGCGGGGCCGCCTCCTCGGCCGCTGACGCCGGCGCGTCCTCGGCGCCTGCCTCCGGCGCCAAGGAGCTCACGGTTTTCGTCGTCTCCTCGCTGGCGACGCTCGACCCGCAGAACGACGCGAACTCCGACGACCAGGACATCACCGGCCTACTCGGCGAGGGCCTCTACCGCCTCGACTCCGACGGCACGACGGCCGTCCCCGCTATCGCCGAGAGCCGCGAGGTCTCCGACGACGGCCTCACGTACACGTTCAAGCTCAAGAGCGGCGTGAAGTGGCAGGACGGCCAGGACGTGACGGCCGAGCAGTTTGTCGAGGGCCTGCGCCGCTTCTACGACCCGGCCACCGCCTCCGAGAACGCCAACACGTACTTCTCGTACGTCGAAGGCTCGGCCGACGTTTACAACGGCGAGAAGGATCCCTCGACGCTGTCCGTCAGCGCCCCTGACGACACGACGCTCGAGCTCACGGTCGCCACGGTGCTGCCCGAGCCCACGGTGCTCGCCTTCCTGAGCAGCGCGCCGGCCTACCCCATCCGCACGGACAAGATCGAGGAGGGCGGCGACGGCTGGTCGACGAACCCCGAGACGCACCTGTCGTGCGGCCCTTACAAGCTCGAGCAGTACGCCCCTGACGAGAAGGTTGTCCTGACGCGTAACGACGCCTACACCGGCGACGCCCCCGCCGAGGCCGACACGATCACGTTCCGCCTGTTCGCCGACTCCTCCGCCGCCGACGTGGCCATGGGCAACGGCGAGCTCGCGTTCTACAAGTACGCCTCCGACGCGCTCATCGCGCAGATGGACGGCAAGGCGCAGGTCAACGTCAGCGAGACGTTCGGCACGGCCGTGCTCTACATGAACAACGGCGCCGCCCCGCTCGACGACCCGAAGGTGCGCGAGGCCGTGTTCCGCGCCATCGACCCGACCTACGCCAACGAGACGCTCGAGAGCGGTCGCGCGACGGTGGCCAAGGGCCTGGCCGGCGACGTGTTCTCCGACCCGACGGGCGTGTCGTTCCGCGAGAACTCGCAGATCATCGACGACTTCTCCGACGACGAGCTGCAGAAGGCCAAGGACCTGCTCAAGGAGGCCGGCTACGAGAACGGCGAGGGCCTGCCCTCCATGGCGTTCATCACGACGAGCACGACGATGGGCACGAAGCGCGCCGAGTTCTTCCAGGCCATGCTCAAGGACAACCTGGGCATCCAGGTGGACGTCGAGGCGTATGACATCCCGACGTACCTGGACAAGCTGACGTCGGGCCAGTTTGCCTTTGCGTTCGCGAACACGTCGGTGAGCTGCGACAACGTCATCGAGCTGTTCCAGAACTTCGAGGGCTCGTCCAACAACTACGGCATCAAGGTCGACGACTTCGACGACCTGCTTGCCCGCGCCTCGACGGAGTCCGACCCCCAGACGCAGGCTGACCTGTTGCACGACGCCGAGAAGGCGCTCGTGAGCGAGGCGTTCGCCATCCGTCCGGTCACGTACTCCTACCAGGTGAGCCTCGTGTCCAACGACGTCGAGAACCTCGTGATGTGCGGCACGGGCAACGTGCTGTTCAACTTCATGACGCTCAAGAGCTGGGCGTAG
- a CDS encoding ABC transporter ATP-binding protein yields the protein MASDKAAAETGAKAVDSEGLVPLLRVRDLCQAFPMRVGGRKRPVPVVEGVSFDVAPGESLGLVGESGCGKTTVGRSIMHLYEPTSGTVELNGVPVTRHTAREAYRSMQMVFQDPYTSLDPRKTIAAIVEEPLRIQKVGDRASRREKAARAVQLVGLEPATLERYPFSLSGGQRQRVAIARALVSDPKFVICDEAVSALDVSVQAQVLNILVDLQRRLGLSYLFISHDLAVVRHVCERIAVMYLGRLVEVAPTDELFSRPRHPYVEALLSAIPVPDPARARTSRRITLEGELPALTNLPAGCVFSTRCPYAQERCHTQRPQLEEVAPGHTCACLRWRELQLSGVAELGIAAGPADAPASPAPR from the coding sequence ATGGCGAGCGATAAGGCTGCCGCCGAGACGGGCGCGAAGGCCGTCGATTCCGAGGGCCTCGTGCCGCTGCTGCGCGTGCGCGACCTGTGCCAGGCGTTCCCGATGCGCGTGGGCGGGCGCAAGCGCCCCGTTCCCGTCGTCGAGGGCGTGTCGTTCGACGTCGCGCCCGGCGAGTCGCTCGGCCTCGTGGGTGAGAGCGGCTGCGGCAAGACGACGGTCGGTCGTTCCATCATGCACCTCTACGAGCCGACGTCGGGCACGGTCGAGCTGAACGGCGTGCCGGTGACGCGCCACACGGCGCGCGAGGCCTACCGCTCCATGCAGATGGTGTTCCAGGATCCCTACACCTCGCTCGATCCGCGCAAGACGATCGCGGCCATCGTCGAGGAGCCGCTGCGCATCCAGAAGGTCGGCGACCGCGCGTCGCGCCGCGAGAAGGCGGCGCGCGCCGTGCAGCTCGTGGGCCTTGAGCCTGCGACGCTCGAGCGCTATCCGTTCTCGCTGTCGGGTGGCCAGCGCCAGCGCGTCGCCATCGCCCGCGCGCTCGTGAGCGACCCCAAGTTCGTCATCTGCGACGAGGCCGTGTCGGCGCTCGACGTCTCCGTGCAGGCCCAGGTGCTCAACATCCTCGTGGACCTGCAGCGTCGCCTCGGCCTGTCCTACCTGTTCATCAGCCACGACCTCGCCGTCGTGCGCCACGTGTGCGAGCGCATCGCCGTCATGTACCTCGGCCGCCTCGTCGAGGTCGCGCCGACCGACGAGCTGTTCTCCCGCCCGCGCCATCCCTACGTCGAGGCGCTGCTGTCGGCCATCCCCGTGCCCGACCCCGCGCGGGCTCGCACGAGCCGTCGCATCACGCTCGAGGGTGAGTTGCCCGCGCTGACGAACCTGCCGGCGGGCTGCGTGTTCTCGACGCGCTGCCCCTACGCGCAGGAGCGCTGCCACACGCAGCGCCCCCAGCTCGAGGAGGTCGCTCCGGGGCACACGTGCGCCTGCTTGCGCTGGCGCGAGCTGCAGCTCTCCGGCGTGGCCGAGCTCGGCATCGCCGCAGGCCCTGCGGACGCCCCCGCATCACCTGCTCCCCGGTAG